In Prunus dulcis chromosome 1, ALMONDv2, whole genome shotgun sequence, the following are encoded in one genomic region:
- the LOC117616589 gene encoding aldehyde oxidase GLOX-like: protein MAFIFKNLSLSSSVFFYAIPLLLSYLFIVSHSQYLTNPTPFSSINATTSNVSAGGQWVLLHKSIGVSAMHMQLLKNDKVILFDRTDMGPSNFSFPSGTGCRKYNDTHHHNRTITDCTAHSLQYDVISGNIRPLYVSSDTWCSSGSLDPNGTLIQTGGYGPGIRKIRTIASCDDGKCEWTELPVNLADGRWYASTQILPDGRVIVVGGRRAFSYEFYPKTDDVSSKRYYLSFLAETTDPYEENNLYPFLHLLPDGNLFIFANNRSILLDYKQNRVVKELPVIPDGIKRTYPSTGSSVLLPLKMNGSLDGSDKPEAEVLICGGSPPGAFNMSNLNRVFVSASNSCGRIKLTDPDPKWVMEEMPMPRVMSDMLLLPTGDVIILNGASNGTAGWEDAANPVFNPVLYKTYEPDPNLRFVVLNPSSTPRMYHSSALLLPDGSILVGGSNPHEVYNFTARPFPTDLSLEAYQPPYLGPLLAALRPSILTIEARDSIVSYGQMFSVTFMLSVYRADPGISVVLITPSFTTHSFSMNQRMVVLDVARLENLSAFAYKIAAYGPPKTTVAPPGYYMLFLVHAGTPSHAVWVKVQ, encoded by the coding sequence ATGGCTTTCATTTTCAAGAACCTCTCTTTATCATCCTCCGTTTTCTTCTACGCCATCCCCCTCTTATTGTCTTATCTCTTCATTGTTTCCCACTCCCAGTACTTGACCAATCCGACGCCGTTTTCTTCCATTAATGCTACTACCAGTAACGTCTCCGCCGGGGGGCAGTGGGTTCTTCTCCACAAAAGCATCGGAGTCTCTGCAATGCACATGCAACTCCTCAAGAACGACAAAGTCATCCTCTTCGACCGTACGGACATGGGCCCCTCCAACTTCTCCTTCCCCTCCGGCACCGGCTGCCGCAAGTACAACGACACCCACCACCACAACAGAACCATCACAGACTGCACCGCCCACTCCCTCCAATACGACGTCATTTCCGGTAATATCCGCCCCCTCTACGTCAGCTCCGATACGTGGTGCTCCTCTGGCTCATTGGACCCCAACGGCACCCTCATTCAGACCGGCGGGTACGGCCCGGGCATCCGAAAAATCCGCACAATCGCCTCTTGCGACGACGGAAAATGCGAGTGGACCGAGCTCCCGGTCAACCTCGCCGACGGCCGCTGGTACGCCTCCACCCAAATCTTGCCCGACGGACGCGTCATCGTTGTCGGAGGGCGGAGAGCTTTCTCCTACGAGTTCTACCCCAAGACGGACGACGTGTCGTCCAAGAGATACTACCTCAGCTTCTTGGCAGAGACCACCGACCCTTACGAGGAGAACAATCTTTATCCCTTCTTGCATCTCTTGCCGGACGGCAACCTCTTCATCTTCGCCAATAACCGGTCAATCTTGCTTGACTATAAGCAGAACCGGGTCGTCAAGGAGTTACCGGTTATACCCGATGGCATCAAGCGGACCTACCCCAGCACAGGGTCCTCGGTGCTCCTCCCGCTAAAAATGAACGGGTCTTTAGACGGGTCGGATAAACCCGAAGCCGAGGTGCTGATATGCGGCGGGTCGCCACCCGGTGCGTTTAACATGTCGAATTTGAACCGAGTCTTCGTCAGCGCCTCCAACAGCTGCGGTCGGATCAAGTTGACCGACCCGGATCCGAAATGGGTCATGGAGGAAATGCCCATGCCACGTGTCATGTCCGACATGCTTCTCCTTCCTACGGGCGACGTCATCATCCTCAACGGAGCGTCAAACGGAACGGCAGGGTGGGAAGACGCGGCGAACCCCGTCTTCAACCCGGTTTTGTATAAAACCTACGAGCCCGACCCGAATCTCAGATTCGTTGTGCTTAACCCGTCCAGCACTCCCAGAATGTACCACTCGTCCGCTTTGCTTTTGCCAGATGGCAGTATCCTAGTGGGCGGGAGCAACCCGCACGAGGTGTACAATTTCACGGCGAGACCCTTCCCAACCGACCTCAGCCTGGAGGCCTATCAGCCGCCGTACCTGGGCCCGCTCTTGGCAGCATTGCGTCCTTCGATCTTGACCATCGAAGCGAGGGACAGCATCGTATCGTACGGTCAGATGTTTTCTGTTACGTTTATGTTATCCGTGTACCGGGCCGATCCCGGGATTTCAGTGGTCCTCATAACGCCGTCGTTTACGACTCACTCCTTCTCCATGAATCAGAGGATGGTGGTTTTGGACGTGGCGCGCTTGGAGAACTTGTCCGCGTTTGCTTACAAGATTGCGGCGTATGGCCCACCGAAGACCACGGTGGCCCCACCTGGATACTACATGCTTTTTCTTGTCCACGCTGGCACTCCCAGCCACGCTGTGTGGGTGAAGGTGCAGTAA
- the LOC117616453 gene encoding protein NRT1/ PTR FAMILY 4.6-like, with product MEQEQQLSTRWEGYVDWRNRAAIRGRHGGMLAASFVLVAEILENLAYLANASNLVLYLSKYMHLSPSKAANNVTDFMGTAFLLALLGGFLSDAFFTTYHIYLISTVTEFLGLILLTVQARLPSLKPPTCSPDSLNNPCQEVEGGKAALLFIGLYLVALGVGGIKGSLPSHGAEQFDESTPQGRKQRSTFFNYYVFCLACGGLIAVTLVVWIEDNKGWEWGFGIATISILLSIPVFLAGSTLYRNKIPRGSPLTTIFKVLIAATLHSCMTKSPSNAIASMAPTPSSPTPTSKAIQEGNTTEKEASTADDQDQAPTQSLKFLNRAAQVNNPAHKALECTLQQVEEVKIVLKILPIFACTIMLNCCLAQLSTFSVQQAATMDTKLGSLKVPPASLPIFPVVFIMILAPVYDFFIIPFARKSTKSEMGITHLQRIGIGLALSIIAMAIAALVEIKRKRVASNSGLLDSKEPLPLTFFWVALQYLFLGSADLFTLAGLLEFFFTEAPTSMRSLATSLTWASLAMGYYLSSVIVSLVNDVSGKYSKHKWLSGSNLNHYHLERFYWLMCVLSGLNFLHYLFWATRYKYRPGRPNK from the exons ATG GAACAAGAACAGCAGCTGAGCACCAGATGGGAAGGCTATGTTGACTGGAGGAACAGAGCTGCAATCAGAGGCCGCCATGGTGGCATGCTTGCCGCCTCCTTTGTCTTGG TGGCGGAGATATTGGAGAACTTGGCATATCTGGCAAATGCAAGCAATTTGGTGCTTTATTTATCAAAGTATATGCATTTATCTCCATCCAAAGCGGCCAACAATGTCACAGACTTCATGGGCACAGCCTTCCTTCTGGCCCTTCTTGGTGGTTTCTTATCCGATGCTTTTTTCACAACTTATCACATCTACTTGATAAGTACAGTTACTGAATTTCTG GGTTTAATCTTACTCACAGTGCAAGCTCGCTTACCTTCACTGAAGCCACCAACATGCAGTCCAGACAGCCTCAATAATCCATGCCAAGAAGTTGAAGGTGGAAAGGCTGCCCTGCTGTTCATAGGCCTCTATCTGGTGGCATTGGGTGTTGGAGGGATAAAGGGCTCCTTACCTTCACATGGAGCTGAGCAATTCGATGAGAGCACCCCACAAGGAAGGAAGCAGAGATCAACCTTCTTCAACTACTATGTATTCTGCCTTGCTTGCGGCGGCCTAATTGCGGTGACGCTGGTGGTGTGGATTGAGGACAACAAAGGATGGGAATGGGGTTTTGGAATTGCAACTATTAGCATATTGTTGTCTATACCAGTCTTTCTTGCTGGCTCCACTCTTTACAGGAACAAAATACCTCGTGGAAGTCCACTGACAACAATTTTCAAG gTTTTGATTGCTGCAACACTTCATAGTTGTATGACCAAAAGTCCAAGCAATGCCATTGCAAGCATGGCCCCAACCCCTTCTTCTCCAACCCCAACCAGTAAAGCAATCCAAGAAGGAAACACCACGGAGAAGGAGGCGTCCACTGCTGATGATCAAGATCAAGCCCCAACACAAAGCCTCAAATTCCTAAACAGAGCAGCGCAGGTGAACAACCCAGCACATAAGGCACTAGAATGCACATTGCAACAAGTAGAAGAAGTCAAAATTGTGCTGAAAATCCTCCCCATATTCGCTTGCACCATCATGCTCAATTGCTGCTTAGCTCAGCTCTCAACGTTCTCTGTCCAGCAAGCTGCAACCATGGACACAAAGCTTGGTTCTTTGAAAGTCCCACCAGCTTCTCTCCCCATTTTCCCTGTAGTCTTCATCATGATCCTAGCACCAGTCTATGACTTCTTCATCATCCCATTTGCAAGAAAATCGACAAAATCCGAAATGGGGATCACTCACTTGCAACGAATTGGAATCGGTTTAGCTCTGTCCATCATTGCAATGGCAATAGCAGCTCTTGTCGAGATTAAGCGAAAGCGAGTTGCTTCCAACTCAGGGCTACTCGACTCGAAAGAGCCATTGCCCCTCACATTCTTTTGGGTTGCACTTCAGTACTTGTTCCTTGGGTCTGCAGACCTCTTCACATTGGCTGGACTGTTGGAATTTTTCTTCACAGAAGCACCAACAAGCATGAGATCTTTGGCCACATCTCTTACCTGGGCATCTTTGGCCATGGGGTATTATCTTAGCTCAGTGATTGTTTCTCTAGTTAACGATGTTTCAGGCAAATACTCCAAGCACAAATGGCTCTCTGGAAGCAACCTAAACCATTACCATCTTGAGAGATTCTACTGGCTCATGTGTGTTCTCAGTGGATTAAATTTCTTACACTACCTTTTCTGGGCCACCAGATACAAATACAGACCAGGAAGACCAAATAAGTAA
- the LOC117614346 gene encoding protein TWIN LOV 1 — translation MESELGLIEQSFNSRYSLWVQEALSELPDSFTITDPCVSGHPIVFASKGFLKMLGYSKSEVIGRNGRVFQGPGTCRRSVMEIREAIREERAIQINLLNYRKDGTPFWTLFHMCPVFNKEDGRVTHFVGVQVPISRKPRRCGRNGVNLCEEGSRMNDIFYGSCRKEVCSDSSVELGRVLPLESALDDADDRGLEIEESCEASDVEKTRAATAINNILSVLTHYSELTGRLVCGKRCSLSGVGLLSSSLNISLGRIKQSFVLTDPHLPDMPIVYASDAFFKLTGYARHEVLGRNCRFLSGVDTDSSMIYQIKESIQNEKACTVRILNYRKDKSSFWNLLHISPVRNASGKIAYFVGVQMEEGCKNQVGHGLSPEMRQLSAVGAVRIAVRSLSMGAGPSKS, via the exons ATGGAATCGGAGTTGGGTTTGATAGAGCAATCATTCAATAGCCGTTACTCGCTTTGGGTCCAGGAAGCTCTGAGCGAATTGCCCGACAGTTTCACAATCACTGATCCTTGTGTCTCTGGCCACCCAATTGTATTTGCGAGCAAAGGGTTCTTGAAAATGTTGGGTTATTCGAAAAGCGAGGTGATTGGCAGAAATGGTAGAGTGTTTCAAGGTCCGGGGACTTGCAGAAGGTCGGTTATGGAAATAAGAGAGGCCATCAGGGAAGAGAGAGCTATTCAGATTAATTTGCTGAATTATCGCAAAGACGGGACACCCTTTTGGACGTTGTTTCATATGTGCCCTGTTTTTAACAAAGAAGATGGGAGGGTGACTCATTTTGTGGGAGTTCAGGTTCCGATTTCGAGGAAGCCGAGGCGGTGTGGCAGAAATGGGGTTAATTTGTGCGAAGAGGGGTCTAGGATGAATGATATCTTTTATGGGTCTTGTAGAAAAGAAGTGTGCTCCGATTCTTCGGTTGAATTGGGTCGTGTTCTGCCTCTGGAGTCTGCATTGGATGATGCTGATGACAGAG GATTGGAGATTGAAGAGTCGTGCGAGGCAAGTGATGTAGAGAAGACAAGAGCTGCAACTGCCATTAATAACATATTGTCTGTGCTAACTCACTATAGCGAGTTAACAGGCAGATTGGTCTGTGGAAAGAGATGCAGCTTATCCGGGGTGGGCCTTCTCAGTTCATCCTTAAATATATCTCTTGGTAGAATCAAACAAAGCTTTGTATT AACTGATCCACACTTACCAGACATGCCTATAGTTTATGCAAGTGATGCCTTCTTCAAATTGACAG GTTATGCCAGACATGAAGTCTTGGGGCGCAATTGTAGATTTTTAAGTGGGGTGGATACAGATTCCTCAATGATATATCAg ATAAAGGAAAGCATTCAAAACGAAAAAGCATGCACAGTACGTATCTTGAATTACAG GAAGGATAAGAGTTCATTTTGGAATCTCCTACACATATCACCTGTTCGTAATGCTTCTGGCAAG ATTGCATACTTTGTGGGTGTTCAGATGGAAGAAGGGTGTAAAAACCAGGTTGGACATGGGCTAAGCCCTGAGATGAGGCAGCTTAGCGCCGTTGGTGCAGTCAGAATTGCAGTAAGGAGCTTATCAATGGGTGCTGGCCCTTCCAAATCTTAA
- the LOC117616425 gene encoding uncharacterized protein LOC117616425, with protein MNFLMRSSHVQRVSAEQPSVPEPPADAHPTPKSATTLEGLIAEDSYPQYSTIDDHVGESEYRGENAIGANNESSVIAKHYDVSDEEGWIAIPYKELPDNWNDAPDIHSLRSLDRSFVFPGEQVHILACLSACKQDTEIITPFKLAAAMSKNGIRQSPKKQNGNAEEGNGALLRKGEMSPDSQGAEQNGETLSKEKTELQKDVTDSESLLRMEDHKRQTEILLQRFERSHFFVRIAESSETLWSKKSAPKKSSVSLGMDGQESKENGTQKNAVNVSRLNAIIDKGNFDPKVSGGVARNNVKCCSLSNGDIVVLLQVNVGVDFLNDPVIEILQFEKSREGSLSSETQENLVDANQDPCGELLKWLLPLDNTLPPTARPLSPPLTSNSGMGSTSQKSGSQLFSHFRSYSMSSLPQNTTPPPAPIKAASSKPTFDLEDWDQSSSQQFWKSQKTGYEVLLSFRGVSLERERFSVRCGLEGIYTPGRRWRRKLEIIQPVEIHSFAADCNTDDLLCVQIKNVSPAHAPHIVVYIDAITIVFEEASKGGQSLSLPIACIEAGNDHSLPNLALRRGEEHSFILKPATSLWKNLKAGGDRRTQSSQLQAGNAASSLRPPSKAVELKRSASTADQYAIMVSCRCNYTESRLFFKQPTSWQPRVSRDLMISVASEMSGQSSAPSGGVSQLPVQVLTLQVSNLMSEDLTLTVLAPASFTSLPSVVSLNSSPSSPMSPFVGFPEFTGRSPTMQRLSSPLLSSKNQKQNGTGGVWPASFNEQASPISDAIPSNGLCCTHLWLQSRVPLGCVPSQSMATIKLELLPLTDGIITLDTLQIDVKEKGLTYIPEYSLKINATSSISTGIF; from the exons ATGAATTTCCTTATGCGGTCAAGTCATGTACAACGTGTGTCGGCAGAACAACCGTCTGTTCCTGAACCACCTGCAGATGCTCACCCTACCCCAAAATCAGCAACAACATTGGAGGGTCTAATTGCTGAAGATTCATATCCACAATATTCCACAATCGATGATCATGTTGGAGAAAGTGAATATAGAGGTGAAAATGCCATTGGTGCAAATAATGAATCTTCTGTCATAGCAAAGCATTATGACGTATCTGATGAGGAGGGATGGATTGCCATTCCATACA AAGAACTCCCTGATAATTGGAATGATGCACCAGATATACATTCATTACGCTCTCTGGACCGCTCCTTTGTTTTCCCCG GTGAACAAGTTCATATCCTTGCATGCTTGTCAGCTTGTAAGCAGGATACAGAAATTATTACTCCCTTTAAATTAGCTGCAGCCATGAGTAAAAATGGCATAAGACAAAGcccaaagaaacaaaatggaaatgcTGAAGAGGGTAATGGTGCATTGTTGAGAAAAGGAGAAATGAGTCCTGACAGTCAAGGTGCAGAACAAAATGGTGAAACCCTGTCAAAAGAGAAGACTGAACTACAAAAGGATGTTACTGATAGTGAATCCCTTCTTAGAATGGAGGATCACAAAAGACAGACTGAAATCTTATTGCAAAGATTTGAGAGgtctcatttttttgttaggATTGCAGAGTCAAGTGAGACACTTTGGTCAAAAAAAAGTGCTCCTAAGAAATCTTCAGTATCTCTTGGGATGGATGGTCAAGAGTCTAAGGAAAATGGAACCCAGAAAAATGCTGTAAATGTGTCTCGACTTAATGCTATTATTGATAAAGGAAATTTTGATCCCAAAGTCTCTGGTGGTGTAGCAAGAAATAATGTCAAGTGTTGCTCTCTTTCTAATGGAGACATAGTG GTTCTTTTACAAGTGAATGTTGGTGTCGATTTTTTGAATGACCCTGTTATTGAGATTCTTCAGTTTGAGAAATCTCGTGAGGGAAGTTTGTCTTCTGAGACTCAGGAAAACTTAGTTGATGCAAATCAGGACCCATGTGGAGAATTGTTAAAATGGTTGCTTCCATTGGATAACACACTTCCGCCTACAGCTCGCCCTCTATCTCCTCCTTTAACTTCCAATTCAGGAATGGGTAGCACATCTCAAAAGTCTGGTTCTCAACTCTTCTCCCATTTTAGAAGTTACTCCATGTCATCACTACCACAAAATACTACACCACCACCTGCACCTATTAAAGCCGCCAGTTCTAAGCCAACCTTTGATCTTGAAGATTGGGATCAGTCTTCATCTCAGCAGTTCTGGAAGAGTCAAAAAACTGGTTACGAGGTGCTTTTATCTTTTCGAGGTGTGTCATTGGAGCGAGAACGATTTTCTGTTCGTTGTGGATTGGAGGGAATCTATACTCCAGGAAGAAGGTGGAGGAGAAAACTTGAAATTATACAACCTGTAGAAATCCATTCTTTTGCTGCTGACTGCAATACAGATGACCTTCTCTGTGTCCAGATAAAG aATGTTTCTCCAGCACATGCACCACATATTGTGGTATATATAGATGCTATAACAATTGTATTTGAGGAGGCTTCAAAAGGTGGACAATCCTTATCATTACCAATTGCATGTATTGAAGCAGGAAACGACCACAGTTTGCCAAACCTAGCCCTCAG GAGAGGTGAAGAGCATTCCTTTATTCTTAAACCGGCAACATCCCTGTGGAAGAATCTCAAGGCTGGTGGTGATAGAAGAACTCAATCATCACAACTGCAGGCTGGAAATGCAGCATCAAGTTTGCGTCCACCATCCAAGGCTGTTGAATTAAAGAGGAGTGCTTCAACTGCTGATCAGTATGCAATTATGGTATCATGTCGGTGCAACTACACTG AGTCGAGATTATTTTTCAAACAGCCAACAAGTTGGCAGCCACGTGTTTCAAGGGATCTTATGATCTCTGTTGCATCTGAAATGTCTGGACAATCTAGTGCACCCAGTGGAGGGGTCTCTCAGCTTCCTGTTCAG GTCTTAACTCTTCAGGTTTCAAATCTAATGTCAGAAGATCTAACTCTGACGGTTCTTGCTCCAGCTTCATTCACTTCCCTTCCTTCAGTGGTCTCCTTGAATTCTTCACCTTCTTCACCAATGAGCCCATTTGTTGGTTTTCCTGAGTTTACAGGAAGGAGTCCTACAATGCAGAGGCTAAGCTCACCGCTCCTTTCATCAAAGAATCAGAAACAAAATGGTACAGGTGGAGTTTGGCCAGCTTCTTTCAACGAACAGGCTTCTCCAATATCTGATGCCATTCCTAGTAATGGTTTGTGTTGTACACATCTGTGGCTTCAGAGTAGAGTTCCACTAGG ATGCGTTCCCTCCCAATCTATGGCAACCATCAAGCTTGAGCTACTTCCATTGACTGATGGCATAATCACACTGGACACACTACAAATTGATGTCAAGGAAAAAG GTCTTACTTATATACCGGAGTACTCACTGAAGATTAATGCGACTTCCAGCATTTCAACTGggattttttaa